A genomic window from Aquila chrysaetos chrysaetos chromosome 21, bAquChr1.4, whole genome shotgun sequence includes:
- the GJB1 gene encoding gap junction beta-1 protein, whose product MNWAGLYTVLSGVNRHSTAIGRIWLSVIFIFRIMVLVVAAESVWGDEKSAFTCNTQQPGCNSVCYDHFFPISHIRLWALQLILVTTPALLVAMHVAYQQHQEKKLLVLTGHADPKHMEEVKKHKMRISGSLWWTYVCSVVFRLLFEAVFMYIFYMLYPGYQMVRLVKCEAYPCPNTVDCFISRPTEKTIFTVFMLVTSSICIVLNMAELVYLVVRACARRGQHNSNPSSGKGSFYGHKLSSEYKQNEINQLLTEQDGSLKDMLRRNPGLQEKGDRCSAC is encoded by the coding sequence ATGAACTGGGCCGGCCTCTACACGGTGCTGAGTGGAGTGAACCGCCACTCCACTGCCATTGGGCGCATCTGGCTCTCTGTCATCTTCATATTCCGGATAAtggtgctggtggtggcagCTGAGAGCGTCTGGGGGGACGAGAAATCCGCCTTCACCTGCAACacccagcagcctggctgcaaCAGTGTCTGCTATGACCACTTCTTCCCCATCTCCCACATCCGTCTGTGGGCCCTGCAGCTCATCCTTGTCACCACGCCGGCCCTCCTCGTGGCCATGCACGTGGCCTACCAACAGCACCAGGAGAAGAAGTTGCTGGTGCTGACGGGGCATGCAGATCCCAAGCACATGGAGGAGGTGAAGAAGCACAAGATGCGCATATCAGGTTCGCTGTGGTGGACGTATGTCTGCAGTGTGGTCTTCAGGCTGCTCTTCGAGGCTGTGTTCATGTACATCTTCTACATGCTCTACCCAGGCTACCAGATGGTGCGGCTGGTCAAGTGTGAGGCCTACCCCTGCCCCAACACTGTTGACTGCTTCATCTCCCGGCCCACCGAGAAGACCATCTTTACCGTTTTCATGCTGGTCACCTCCAGCATCTGCATAGTCCTCAACATGGCGGAGCTGGTCTACCTGGTGGTGCGAGCCTGTGCCCGCCGAGGCCAGCACAACTCCAACCCCTCGTCGGGGAAGGGCTCCTTCTATGGGCACAAGCTCTCCTCTGAGTACAAGCAGAATGAGATCAACCAGCTGCTGACAGAGCAGGATGGCTCCCTCAAGGACATGCTGCGCCGCAACCCCGGGCTGCAGGAGAAGGGCGACCGCTGCTCTGCCTGCTAA
- the LOC115333725 gene encoding gap junction alpha-3 protein-like, protein MGWWFSRLWGGRVWRVAVLQGTVTRAMGDWSLLGRLLESAQEHSTVVGKVWLTVLFVFRILVLGAAAERVWGDELSGFSCDTQQPGCQNACYDSTFPISHLRFWVLQIIFVSTPSLVYLGHILHLVHLEEKAQQQAAARAGSGARRQRPRQPQLPVGDTRGQVCMRGAILRTYVCNVVFKALLEVGFIVGQYALYGFQLKPLYTCSRWPCPNTVNCYISRPTEKTIFILFMLGVACVSLLLNLVEIYHLGLTKCWQGPGPKSRILPSPGGPVGTHSTRVTLPSSGSPMAAGRAPHGLAPLGKAGTWLGGASGSHGKVRAADLAV, encoded by the coding sequence atGGGGTGGTGGTTCAGCAGGTTGTGGGGTGGTCGTGTCTGGAGGGTGGCTGTCTTGCAGGGCACCGTGACGCGTGCCATGGGGGACTGGAGCCTGCTGGGGCGGCTGCTGGAGAGCGCCCAGGAGCACTCCACCGTGGTGGGGAAGGTCTGGCTCACTGTCCTCTTCGTCTTCCGCATCCTGGTGCTGGGGGCGGCTGCTGAGCGGGTCTGGGGCGACGAGCTGTCTGGCTTCTCCTGCGACAcgcagcagcctggctgccagAACGCCTGCTACGACAGCACCTTCCCCATCTCCCATCTCCGCTTCTGGGTCCTGCAGATCATCTTTGTCTCTACCCCCAGCCTTGTGTACCTGGGCCACATCCTGCACCTGGTGCATCTGGAGGAGAAGgcacagcagcaagcagcagcacgGGCTGGCAGTGGGGCCAGGCGGCAGCgccccaggcagccccagctccctgtgGGGGACACGCGGGGACAGGTCTGCATGCGCGGGGCCATCCTGAGGACGTACGTCTGCAACGTCGTCTTCAAGGCTCTTTTGGAAGTGGGCTTCATTGTGGGCCAGTACGCCTTGTACGGGTTCCAGCTGAAGCCCCTCTACACCTGCAGCCGCTGGCCCTGCCCCAACACCGTGAACTGCTACATCTCCCGGCCCACTGAGAAGACCATCTTCATCCTCTTCATGCTAGGGGTGGCCTGTGTGTCCCTGCTGCTCAACCTGGTGGAGATCTATCACCTGGGTCTCACCAAGTGCTGGCAGGGGCCAGGCCCCAAGTCCCGCATCCTGCCCAGTCCTGGTGGCCCTGTGGGGACCCACAGCACCCGCGTCACCCTACCCAGCAGTGGCAGCCCCatggctgctggcagagcaccTCATGGCCTGGCACCCCTGGGGAAGGCGGGTacatggctggggggggccaGTGGGTCCCACGGGAAGGTGCGAGCTGCAGACCTGGCAGTGTGA